In a single window of the Melioribacteraceae bacterium genome:
- a CDS encoding J domain-containing protein, giving the protein MKIRNLRGIADGLFEQGKYEDAYLIYDEIYNQIWSAIGSIHEGMGNFSQSFLGNSFKLSYDLKKSFSVHASDNTFKRWFDLDSDQTLNEFTFTTYSHLQCIAYSQYLHRTISVNTVYNEFLILQTLVTEYAKEDWVSSILKVAVPVFENDKFRKIRPNLTEVSVKKKIIELTPYLKQTDWSDASVCFLDYLFNMGDNCSELYTSVHEIIGTHFRHKTHRKQGSQKTKRENQSGNNGQSYQSYERYEKYERYERFESSSPNGNFDPITATEFEKAQYYGKILRLSGKITKAGIRKKYLEMVAKYHPDKVFDLGEELKVLAEIKTKQINQAYDWLKKKHNLS; this is encoded by the coding sequence ATGAAGATCAGAAATCTTAGGGGAATTGCAGACGGACTGTTTGAGCAGGGTAAGTATGAAGATGCGTATCTAATTTATGATGAAATATATAATCAGATTTGGAGCGCAATCGGATCTATTCATGAAGGAATGGGTAACTTTTCTCAATCATTTCTAGGAAACAGTTTTAAGCTTAGTTACGATCTCAAGAAGAGTTTTTCTGTTCACGCTTCCGATAATACATTTAAAAGATGGTTTGATTTGGATAGTGATCAAACTTTGAATGAGTTTACATTTACTACCTACTCTCACCTTCAGTGCATTGCGTATTCACAATATCTTCATAGAACAATTAGTGTGAATACTGTTTACAACGAGTTCCTAATTCTTCAAACATTAGTTACAGAATACGCAAAAGAAGATTGGGTGAGTTCAATTTTAAAAGTTGCAGTGCCGGTTTTTGAAAATGATAAATTTCGTAAGATTCGTCCAAACCTAACCGAAGTATCAGTAAAAAAGAAAATTATAGAATTAACACCCTACTTAAAACAAACCGATTGGAGCGATGCCAGTGTTTGTTTCCTCGATTATTTATTCAATATGGGGGATAATTGTTCGGAGCTTTATACTTCTGTTCACGAAATTATTGGAACTCACTTCCGGCATAAAACGCACCGTAAGCAGGGGAGCCAAAAAACTAAAAGGGAAAATCAATCGGGTAATAATGGTCAAAGTTATCAGAGTTATGAAAGGTATGAAAAGTATGAAAGATATGAGCGGTTTGAGAGCAGTTCACCAAATGGGAATTTTGATCCTATAACCGCCACTGAATTTGAAAAAGCTCAATATTATGGAAAAATTTTACGCCTCTCAGGTAAAATTACTAAAGCTGGCATCCGAAAAAAATATCTTGAGATGGTTGCAAAATATCACCCGGATAAAGTGTTTGATTTGGGAGAAGAATTAAAAGTACTCGCCGAAATTAAAACAAAACAAATCAATCAAGCTTACGATTGGTTGAAGAAAAAACATAATTTATCTTAG
- the ettA gene encoding energy-dependent translational throttle protein EttA has protein sequence MAIEPNKVIYSMIGVSKYYNQKAVLKDIYLSYFYGAKIGVLGLNGSGKSSLLRILSGIDKDFNGETAISPGFTVGILEQEPKLDDSKTVKEIIQEGVQEIVDVLKEYDEINAKFAEPMSDDEMNELLERQGKVQDRLDSMDAWDLDSKLDLAMDVLNCPPPDAPIKVLSGGERRRVALCRLLLQKPDILLLDEPTNHLDAETVLWLEAELNRYPGTVIAVTHDRYFLDNVAGWILELDRGQGIPWKGNYSSWLDQKQQRLFQEEKKETDRQKTLKRELEWVRMAPRARHAKSKARINAYEEMLNEENEKREKDLEIYIPPGPRLGNVVIEAENISKAYGDKILFENLSFKLPPGGIVGVIGPNGAGKTTLFRMIVGQEQADSGSFKVGETVTLAYVDQSRDILDPDKSVWEMVSGGDDIIMLGNKETNSRAYVGQFNFTGGDQQKKVGTLSGGERNRVHLAIALKQGANVILLDEPTNDLDVNTMRALEEGLLNFAGCAVVISHDRWFLDRICTHILSFEGDSKVIWFEGNFSDYQENRRQRLGKDADIPHRVKYKKLTR, from the coding sequence ATGGCAATAGAACCAAATAAAGTTATCTATTCAATGATTGGGGTGAGCAAATACTACAATCAAAAAGCAGTGCTGAAAGACATCTATCTTTCCTATTTCTACGGCGCAAAGATTGGAGTTCTCGGATTAAATGGATCTGGTAAAAGTTCTTTACTTAGAATCCTCTCGGGGATTGATAAAGATTTCAATGGTGAAACTGCAATCTCACCCGGGTTTACAGTTGGAATTCTTGAGCAGGAACCTAAACTGGATGATTCAAAAACAGTAAAAGAAATAATTCAGGAGGGGGTTCAGGAAATTGTGGATGTTCTTAAGGAATATGATGAAATAAACGCAAAATTCGCTGAGCCGATGAGTGATGATGAAATGAATGAATTATTAGAGAGGCAAGGAAAGGTTCAAGATAGATTAGATTCTATGGATGCGTGGGATCTTGATTCAAAATTAGATTTGGCGATGGATGTACTAAACTGTCCTCCCCCTGATGCTCCAATAAAAGTTCTCTCCGGCGGAGAAAGAAGGAGAGTTGCTTTATGCAGATTATTATTGCAGAAACCTGATATCTTACTGCTTGATGAACCAACTAACCACCTTGATGCCGAAACTGTATTATGGCTTGAGGCAGAATTAAACCGATATCCTGGAACTGTAATTGCGGTAACACACGATCGTTATTTTTTAGATAATGTTGCCGGCTGGATTTTGGAATTAGATCGCGGACAGGGAATTCCATGGAAGGGGAATTACTCATCGTGGCTCGATCAGAAACAACAAAGATTATTTCAGGAAGAAAAGAAAGAAACGGATAGACAAAAAACTTTGAAACGGGAACTTGAATGGGTTCGAATGGCTCCCCGCGCAAGGCACGCAAAATCAAAAGCACGTATTAACGCTTATGAAGAAATGTTGAATGAGGAAAATGAAAAAAGAGAAAAAGATTTAGAAATATATATTCCACCAGGACCTCGATTAGGTAATGTTGTAATCGAAGCTGAAAATATTTCCAAAGCTTACGGTGATAAAATTTTGTTCGAAAATTTGAGCTTTAAACTTCCTCCCGGAGGTATAGTTGGTGTGATTGGACCAAATGGCGCGGGTAAAACTACATTGTTTAGAATGATTGTTGGGCAAGAGCAAGCAGACAGCGGATCTTTCAAAGTTGGTGAGACGGTTACATTAGCTTATGTTGATCAGAGCAGGGATATTTTAGATCCCGATAAATCAGTTTGGGAAATGGTTAGTGGCGGTGATGATATTATAATGCTGGGGAATAAAGAGACAAACTCACGCGCGTATGTAGGTCAGTTTAATTTCACCGGTGGTGATCAGCAGAAAAAAGTAGGAACATTAAGCGGCGGAGAAAGAAATAGAGTACATCTTGCAATCGCTTTAAAACAGGGGGCGAATGTAATTCTACTTGATGAGCCTACAAATGATTTGGACGTTAATACAATGCGGGCTCTCGAAGAGGGGCTTCTAAATTTCGCCGGCTGTGCGGTTGTAATAAGTCACGACCGCTGGTTTTTGGATAGAATATGTACACATATTCTTTCATTTGAAGGTGATA